In Megalopta genalis isolate 19385.01 chromosome 7, iyMegGena1_principal, whole genome shotgun sequence, a single window of DNA contains:
- the LOC117229224 gene encoding adenosylhomocysteinase-like 1 isoform X2, with the protein MADNGDVVNSSSSGKAVRNTVIDGPVTDPASNTKSLEASNNAFQAARKKLSNPCNFLRAALISHDYISVDSKSGALKKSSRYRSRSLSASSTDSYSSGSSSDEDDVSPREKIQKTEKGFIDFCVRNINQHAFGRREIEIAEQEMPGIMALRKRAAEDKPLKNAKIVGCTHINAQTAVLIETLVHLGAQVRWAACNIYSTQNEVAAALAHAGYPIFAWRGETEEDFWWCIDKCVAAENWQPNMILDDGGDATHLMLKKYNAMFKMIQGIVEESVTGVHRLYQLSKAGKLSVPAMNVNDSVTKTKFDNLYSCRESIIDSLKRSTDIMFGGKQVVICGYGEVGKGCCQALKGLGCIVYITEIDPICALQASMDGFRVMKLNEVIRNVDIVITATGNKNVVTREHMDKMKNGCVVCNMGHSNTEIDINSLRTPDLTWEKVRSQVDHVIWPDGKRIVLLAEGRLVNLSCSSIPSFVVSITAATQALALIELFNAPPGRYKSDVYLLPKKMDEYVASLHLPTFDAHLTELSDEQAKYMGLNKAGPFKPNYYRY; encoded by the exons ATGGCTGACAACGGAGATGTTGTGAACAGTTCGTCGTCAGGGAAAGCGGTCAGAAATACAGTCATCGATGGACCTGTCACTGATCCAGCGTCGAATACCAAG AGCCTAGAGGCATCAAATAATGCCTTTCAAgccgcgagaaaaaaatta AGCAATCCTTGCAATTTCCTCAGGGCTGCTTTAATTTCCCATGACTACATAAGTGTG GATTCCAAGTCTGGAGCCTTGAAGAAATCCAGTCGTTATCGTAGCCGTTCTTTGTCAGCCAGTAGCACAGACAGTTACAGTTCTG GAAGCTCATCAGACGAGGACGATGTCTCGCCGCGTGAAAAGATTCAGAAAACGGAAAAGGGTTTCATTGACTTTTGCGTGCGCAACATTAATCAACACGCATTTGGTCGTAGAGAAATAGAAATAGCAGAGCAAGAGATGCCTGGAATAATGGCGCTCCGTAAACGTGCGGCTGAGGATAAG CCGCTGAAGAACGCGAAAATCGTAGGATGCACTCATATCAATGCTCAAACTGCAGTCCTCATTGAAACGTTAGTACATTTGGGAGCACAAGTCAGATGGGCAGCGTGCAATATTTATTCCACGCAAAACGAAGTGGCTGCTGCACTTGCACACGCCGGTTATCCAATTTTTGCCTGGCGTGGCGAAACAGAAGAGGATTTCTGGTGGTGCATCGACAAATGCGTAGCAGCAGAGAATTGGCAACCGAATATGATATTGGATGACGGTGGTGACGCGACTCATTTAATGCTCAAAAAATATAACGCGATGTTTAAAATGATTCAAG GAATTGTTGAGGAGAGTGTAACGGGTGTACATAGATTATACCAACTGTCCAAAGCAGGCAAACTATCCGTCCCTGCCATGAACGTAAACGATAGCGTGACGAAGACCAAGTTCGACAATCTTTATAGTTGTCGCGAAAGTATTATCGATAG TTTGAAAAGATCTACAGACATCATGTTTGGTGGAAAGCAAGTTGTAATTTGTGGCTACGGCGAAGTTGGTAAAGGCTGTTGCCAGGCTTTGAAAGGTTTAGGATGTATTGTttatataactgaaatcgatCCTATTTGTGCTTTGCAAGCTAG CATGGACGGGTTCAGAGTGATGAAACTGAACGAAGTAATCAGAAACGTGGACATTGTGATCACAGCAACAGGCAATAAAAATGTAGTAACGCGCGAGCATATGGACAAGATGAAGAACGGATGTGTAGTGTGCAATATGGGTCACAGCAATACGGAGATAGATATC AACAGTTTACGCACGCCCGATTTAACTTGGGAAAAAGTAAGGTCTCAAGTGGATCATGTTATCTGGCCAGACGGAAAGCGCATCGTGTTATTAGCGGAAGGCCGTTTAGTCAACTTGTCTTGTTCCAGTATTCCCTCATTTGTTGTATCAATTACAGCTGCTACTCAAGCCTTAGCGCTTATTGAATTATTCAATGCGCCTCCGGGACGATACAAAAGCGACGTCTATTTACTTCCCAAAAAGATGG ACGAATACGTGGCATCCTTACATTTACCAACGTTCGATGCACATTTAACGGAATTGTCGGATGAGCAAGCCAAATACATGGGACTTAATAAGGCTGGACCTTTTAAGCCTAACTATTACCG CTATTAA
- the LOC117229224 gene encoding adenosylhomocysteinase-like 1 isoform X6, whose translation MVVIDVQCDGYLPFIAKQVISFACYESLEASNNAFQAARKKLDSKSGALKKSSRYRSRSLSASSTDSYSSASYTGSSSDEDDVSPREKIQKTEKGFIDFCVRNINQHAFGRREIEIAEQEMPGIMALRKRAAEDKPLKNAKIVGCTHINAQTAVLIETLVHLGAQVRWAACNIYSTQNEVAAALAHAGYPIFAWRGETEEDFWWCIDKCVAAENWQPNMILDDGGDATHLMLKKYNAMFKMIQGIVEESVTGVHRLYQLSKAGKLSVPAMNVNDSVTKTKFDNLYSCRESIIDSLKRSTDIMFGGKQVVICGYGEVGKGCCQALKGLGCIVYITEIDPICALQASMDGFRVMKLNEVIRNVDIVITATGNKNVVTREHMDKMKNGCVVCNMGHSNTEIDINSLRTPDLTWEKVRSQVDHVIWPDGKRIVLLAEGRLVNLSCSSIPSFVVSITAATQALALIELFNAPPGRYKSDVYLLPKKMDEYVASLHLPTFDAHLTELSDEQAKYMGLNKAGPFKPNYYRY comes from the exons ATGGTAGTGATTGACGTACAATGTGATGGGTACCTTCCATTTATTGCCAAACAAGTAATTTCCTTCGCTTGTTACGAG AGCCTAGAGGCATCAAATAATGCCTTTCAAgccgcgagaaaaaaatta GATTCCAAGTCTGGAGCCTTGAAGAAATCCAGTCGTTATCGTAGCCGTTCTTTGTCAGCCAGTAGCACAGACAGTTACAGTTCTG CATCTTATACAGGAAGCTCATCAGACGAGGACGATGTCTCGCCGCGTGAAAAGATTCAGAAAACGGAAAAGGGTTTCATTGACTTTTGCGTGCGCAACATTAATCAACACGCATTTGGTCGTAGAGAAATAGAAATAGCAGAGCAAGAGATGCCTGGAATAATGGCGCTCCGTAAACGTGCGGCTGAGGATAAG CCGCTGAAGAACGCGAAAATCGTAGGATGCACTCATATCAATGCTCAAACTGCAGTCCTCATTGAAACGTTAGTACATTTGGGAGCACAAGTCAGATGGGCAGCGTGCAATATTTATTCCACGCAAAACGAAGTGGCTGCTGCACTTGCACACGCCGGTTATCCAATTTTTGCCTGGCGTGGCGAAACAGAAGAGGATTTCTGGTGGTGCATCGACAAATGCGTAGCAGCAGAGAATTGGCAACCGAATATGATATTGGATGACGGTGGTGACGCGACTCATTTAATGCTCAAAAAATATAACGCGATGTTTAAAATGATTCAAG GAATTGTTGAGGAGAGTGTAACGGGTGTACATAGATTATACCAACTGTCCAAAGCAGGCAAACTATCCGTCCCTGCCATGAACGTAAACGATAGCGTGACGAAGACCAAGTTCGACAATCTTTATAGTTGTCGCGAAAGTATTATCGATAG TTTGAAAAGATCTACAGACATCATGTTTGGTGGAAAGCAAGTTGTAATTTGTGGCTACGGCGAAGTTGGTAAAGGCTGTTGCCAGGCTTTGAAAGGTTTAGGATGTATTGTttatataactgaaatcgatCCTATTTGTGCTTTGCAAGCTAG CATGGACGGGTTCAGAGTGATGAAACTGAACGAAGTAATCAGAAACGTGGACATTGTGATCACAGCAACAGGCAATAAAAATGTAGTAACGCGCGAGCATATGGACAAGATGAAGAACGGATGTGTAGTGTGCAATATGGGTCACAGCAATACGGAGATAGATATC AACAGTTTACGCACGCCCGATTTAACTTGGGAAAAAGTAAGGTCTCAAGTGGATCATGTTATCTGGCCAGACGGAAAGCGCATCGTGTTATTAGCGGAAGGCCGTTTAGTCAACTTGTCTTGTTCCAGTATTCCCTCATTTGTTGTATCAATTACAGCTGCTACTCAAGCCTTAGCGCTTATTGAATTATTCAATGCGCCTCCGGGACGATACAAAAGCGACGTCTATTTACTTCCCAAAAAGATGG ACGAATACGTGGCATCCTTACATTTACCAACGTTCGATGCACATTTAACGGAATTGTCGGATGAGCAAGCCAAATACATGGGACTTAATAAGGCTGGACCTTTTAAGCCTAACTATTACCG CTATTAA